From the genome of Desmodus rotundus isolate HL8 chromosome 2, HLdesRot8A.1, whole genome shotgun sequence, one region includes:
- the LRRFIP1 gene encoding leucine-rich repeat flightless-interacting protein 1 isoform X12 → MDMGTQGAGRKRLPNRERLTAEDDALNQIAREAEARLAAKRAARAEAREIRMKELERQQKETNGYDGDLYGSQSLSRRSGRVEERPEKDFSEKGSRNLPSLSAATLASLGGTSTRRGSGDTSVSVDTEASMREIKELHELKDQIQDVEGRYIQGLKEMKDSLAEVEEKYKKAMVSNAQLDNEKTNYMYQVDTLKDALLELEEQLAESRRQYEEKNKEFEREKHAHGLLRFQLEEMKAALQQREEMLQEIRQLQQKQASYVREISDLQETIEWKDKKIGALERQKEFFDSVRSERDDLREEVGVLKEEVKKHGILLNSEVTTNGEASDTLTSVGHRGPTKTTKEELNTLQATGDGPLGKATEVEVKNEIVDNVGKREILQNTEEDPVEDGVDTEALPPGDSAKDQRPSDNSALSLATVANATDEDQGQSQVLANMSILEHTEQVGSSEVTSTPGAGAGASECLRELDGDMLGPEAEQGGCDALDPEKQSGESTETQEQEKQDCGNSLGEVSSEPHQEPAPSQISEVDKVSSSQSSVQAGPTGSGEAEGTVASRPPRGSVDTASQDDKCVAHVPREVDASTGCGLETELTNQVAAEPREAPAQSTGLGGCRDEEEAEFENEKPSQTETQTSPSSAAATHSVQEAAGPRTADAKSKPLDAKEPGEDSNDPQGEVLDSPQKKTKNKKKKNKRKKPPVAAETRTDAKKELLSQSPDLSEVQEEEQARFTDEKPGAETANEASGSPKRNSVAGSRETQDVPESPNVEVDGRLNPGDGDTDTEVGKVTTSREQALPEGDAGQASGSIAGAGGLEEGGGTDRAEGDSATPHRPPGDADVPHSALLGGQRPSEDIDSASQGVREVSESLSPESDGLAPAEELGDSCSDSREEAEGRSERDKSKEDCTLS, encoded by the exons GTTGAAGAGAGACCAGAAAAAGACTTCAGCGAAAAG GGGTCCCGTAACCTGCCCAGCCTGTCTGCAGCCACCCTGGCATCGCTGGGTGGCACCTCCACTCGGAGGGGAAGCGGGGACACCTCCGTCTCCGTGGACACCGAGGCGTCCATGAGGGAAATCAAG GAACTCCATGAGCTCAAGGACCAGATTCAGGATGTGGAAGGCAGATACATTCAGGGGCTGAAGGAGATGAAG GACTCACTGGCAGAAGTCGAAGAGAAGTATAAGAAAGCCATGGTGTCCAACGCCCAGCTGGACAACGAGAAGACGAACTACATGTACCAGGTGGACACCCTGAAAGACGCACTGCTGGAGCTCGAAGAGCAGCTGGCAGAGTCTCGGCGGCAGTACGAGGAGAAAAACAAG GAGTTCGAGCGGGAGAAGCACGCCCACGGGCTGCTGCGCTTTCAGCTTGAGGAGATGAAGGCCGCCctgcagcagagagaggagatgCTCCAG GAAATCCGGCAGCTGCAGCAGAAACAGGCGAGCTATGTCAGGGAGATTTCTGACCTTCAGGAAACGATAGAGTGGAAGGACAAAAAGATAGGG GccctagagagacagaaagagttCTTTGACTCCGTCAGGAGTGAGCGAGACGATCTCAGAGAAGAAGTAGGCGTGCTGAAAGAGGAAGTAAAG AAACATGGGATCCTCCTAAACTCGGAGGTGACTACCAATGGAGAGGCTTCAGACACTCTGACGAGCGTTGGACACCGAGGTCCCACCAAGACGACGAAGGAAGAGCTGAACACCCTCCAGGCGACCGGGGACGGGCCCCTAG GAAAAGCCACTGAAGTGGAGGTGAAAAATGAAATTGTGGACAATGTGGGGAAAAGAGAGATCTTGCAGAATACTGAGGAGGACCCCGTAGAGGACGGTGTGGACACAGAGGCCTTACCTCCTGGTGACAGTGCCAAGGACCAGAGACCCTCCGACAACAGTGCCCTCTCCCTAGCAACAGTAGCAAATGCTACAGATGAGGACCAGGGTCAAAGCCAAGTTCTAGCAAACATGTCCATCCTTGAACACACAGAGCAGGTTGGGTCCAGTGAGGTCACAAGCACCCCAGGTGCTGGGGCCGGGGCTTCAGAGTGTTTGAGGGAGCTAGATGGTGACATGTTGGGCCCCGAGGCGGAGCAAGGTGGCTGTGATGCCTTGGATCCCGAAAAGCAAAGTGGAGAATCCACAGAAACACAGGAACAAGAAAAGCAAGATTGTGGAAACAGTTTGGGAGAGGTTAGCTCAGAACCCCACCAGGAACCAGCTCCCTCGCAAATCTCCGAGGTTGACAAGGTGAGCAGCTCCCAGAGCTCGGTGCAGGCAGGGCCCACTGGGTCAGGGGAAGCAGAGGGCACAGTAGCCTCCAGGCCTCCTAGGGGTAGCGTTGACACAGCAAGTCAGGATGACAAATGTGTGGCACATGTCCCCAGAGAGGTGGATGCCAGTACAGGGTGTGGTTTAGAGACAGAGCTCACCAACCAGGTAGCAGCggagcccagggaggccccaGCACAGAGCACAGGACTCGGGGGGTGCAGAGATGAAGAAGAGGCGGAGTTTGAGAATGAGAAACCCTCCCAGACAGAAACCCAGACCAGCCCCTCTTCTGCGGCGGCCACACACAGTGTGCAGGAAGCAGCAGGCCCACGCACAGCAGATGCCAAGAGCAAACCCCTAGATGCGAAGGAGCCGGGTGAGGACAGCAACGACCCGCAGGGAGAGGTACTGGATTCGCCTCAGAAGAAGAcgaaaaacaagaagaagaaaaacaagaggaaGAAGCCGCCAGTAGCCGCAGAAACCCGTACGGATGCGAAGAAAGAGCTGCTGTCTCAGAGCCCAGACCTGAGTGAGGTTCAGGAGGAAGAGCAGGCGCGATTCACTGACGAGAAACCAGGTGCAGAGACAGCAAACGAGGCCTCTGGAAGTCCCAAACGGAACTCGGTagcaggaagcagggagacccAGGACGTTCCGGAAAGTCCTAACGTGGAGGTGGATGGAAGACTTAACCCCGGAGATGGCGATACAGACACGGAGGTGGGGAAAGTGACCACCAGCCGAGAACAGGCGCTGCCAGAAGGGGACGCCGGTCAGGCCTCAGGCTCCATAGCGGGTGCGggagggctggaggaaggaggcgGAACAGACCGTGCTGAAGGAGACAGTGCCACCCCACACAGGCCCCCAGGGGACGCCGACGTGCCCCACAGTGCCCTGCTCGGCGGCCAGCGTCCCTCTGAGGACATCGACAGTGCGAGTCAGGGAGTTAGGGAGGTTTCCGAGAGCCTTAGTCCAGAAAGCGACGGCTTGGCACCCGCAGAAGAGTTGGGGGACTCCTGTTCAGACAGCAGAGAAGAGGCGGAGGGCCGGAGTGAGAGGGACAAAAGCAAAGAAGACTGCACCTTGTCGTAG
- the LRRFIP1 gene encoding leucine-rich repeat flightless-interacting protein 1 isoform X16, whose protein sequence is MKELERQQKEVEERPEKDFSEKGSRNLPSLSAATLASLGGTSTRRGSGDTSVSVDTEASMREIKELHELKDQIQDVEGRYIQGLKEMKDSLAEVEEKYKKAMVSNAQLDNEKTNYMYQVDTLKDALLELEEQLAESRRQYEEKNKEFEREKHAHGLLRFQLEEMKAALQQREEMLQEIRQLQQKQASYVREISDLQETIEWKDKKIGALERQKEFFDSVRSERDDLREEVGVLKEEVKKHGILLNSEVTTNGEASDTLTSVGHRGPTKTTKEELNTLQATGDGPLGKATEVEVKNEIVDNVGKREILQNTEEDPVEDGVDTEALPPGDSAKDQRPSDNSALSLATVANATDEDQGQSQVLANMSILEHTEQVGSSEVTSTPGAGAGASECLRELDGDMLGPEAEQGGCDALDPEKQSGESTETQEQEKQDCGNSLGEVSSEPHQEPAPSQISEVDKVSSSQSSVQAGPTGSGEAEGTVASRPPRGSVDTASQDDKCVAHVPREVDASTGCGLETELTNQVAAEPREAPAQSTGLGGCRDEEEAEFENEKPSQTETQTSPSSAAATHSVQEAAGPRTADAKSKPLDAKEPGEDSNDPQGEVLDSPQKKTKNKKKKNKRKKPPVAAETRTDAKKELLSQSPDLSEVQEEEQARFTDEKPGAETANEASGSPKRNSVAGSRETQDVPESPNVEVDGRLNPGDGDTDTEVGKVTTSREQALPEGDAGQASGSIAGAGGLEEGGGTDRAEGDSATPHRPPGDADVPHSALLGGQRPSEDIDSASQGVREVSESLSPESDGLAPAEELGDSCSDSREEAEGRSERDKSKEDCTLS, encoded by the exons GTTGAAGAGAGACCAGAAAAAGACTTCAGCGAAAAG GGGTCCCGTAACCTGCCCAGCCTGTCTGCAGCCACCCTGGCATCGCTGGGTGGCACCTCCACTCGGAGGGGAAGCGGGGACACCTCCGTCTCCGTGGACACCGAGGCGTCCATGAGGGAAATCAAG GAACTCCATGAGCTCAAGGACCAGATTCAGGATGTGGAAGGCAGATACATTCAGGGGCTGAAGGAGATGAAG GACTCACTGGCAGAAGTCGAAGAGAAGTATAAGAAAGCCATGGTGTCCAACGCCCAGCTGGACAACGAGAAGACGAACTACATGTACCAGGTGGACACCCTGAAAGACGCACTGCTGGAGCTCGAAGAGCAGCTGGCAGAGTCTCGGCGGCAGTACGAGGAGAAAAACAAG GAGTTCGAGCGGGAGAAGCACGCCCACGGGCTGCTGCGCTTTCAGCTTGAGGAGATGAAGGCCGCCctgcagcagagagaggagatgCTCCAG GAAATCCGGCAGCTGCAGCAGAAACAGGCGAGCTATGTCAGGGAGATTTCTGACCTTCAGGAAACGATAGAGTGGAAGGACAAAAAGATAGGG GccctagagagacagaaagagttCTTTGACTCCGTCAGGAGTGAGCGAGACGATCTCAGAGAAGAAGTAGGCGTGCTGAAAGAGGAAGTAAAG AAACATGGGATCCTCCTAAACTCGGAGGTGACTACCAATGGAGAGGCTTCAGACACTCTGACGAGCGTTGGACACCGAGGTCCCACCAAGACGACGAAGGAAGAGCTGAACACCCTCCAGGCGACCGGGGACGGGCCCCTAG GAAAAGCCACTGAAGTGGAGGTGAAAAATGAAATTGTGGACAATGTGGGGAAAAGAGAGATCTTGCAGAATACTGAGGAGGACCCCGTAGAGGACGGTGTGGACACAGAGGCCTTACCTCCTGGTGACAGTGCCAAGGACCAGAGACCCTCCGACAACAGTGCCCTCTCCCTAGCAACAGTAGCAAATGCTACAGATGAGGACCAGGGTCAAAGCCAAGTTCTAGCAAACATGTCCATCCTTGAACACACAGAGCAGGTTGGGTCCAGTGAGGTCACAAGCACCCCAGGTGCTGGGGCCGGGGCTTCAGAGTGTTTGAGGGAGCTAGATGGTGACATGTTGGGCCCCGAGGCGGAGCAAGGTGGCTGTGATGCCTTGGATCCCGAAAAGCAAAGTGGAGAATCCACAGAAACACAGGAACAAGAAAAGCAAGATTGTGGAAACAGTTTGGGAGAGGTTAGCTCAGAACCCCACCAGGAACCAGCTCCCTCGCAAATCTCCGAGGTTGACAAGGTGAGCAGCTCCCAGAGCTCGGTGCAGGCAGGGCCCACTGGGTCAGGGGAAGCAGAGGGCACAGTAGCCTCCAGGCCTCCTAGGGGTAGCGTTGACACAGCAAGTCAGGATGACAAATGTGTGGCACATGTCCCCAGAGAGGTGGATGCCAGTACAGGGTGTGGTTTAGAGACAGAGCTCACCAACCAGGTAGCAGCggagcccagggaggccccaGCACAGAGCACAGGACTCGGGGGGTGCAGAGATGAAGAAGAGGCGGAGTTTGAGAATGAGAAACCCTCCCAGACAGAAACCCAGACCAGCCCCTCTTCTGCGGCGGCCACACACAGTGTGCAGGAAGCAGCAGGCCCACGCACAGCAGATGCCAAGAGCAAACCCCTAGATGCGAAGGAGCCGGGTGAGGACAGCAACGACCCGCAGGGAGAGGTACTGGATTCGCCTCAGAAGAAGAcgaaaaacaagaagaagaaaaacaagaggaaGAAGCCGCCAGTAGCCGCAGAAACCCGTACGGATGCGAAGAAAGAGCTGCTGTCTCAGAGCCCAGACCTGAGTGAGGTTCAGGAGGAAGAGCAGGCGCGATTCACTGACGAGAAACCAGGTGCAGAGACAGCAAACGAGGCCTCTGGAAGTCCCAAACGGAACTCGGTagcaggaagcagggagacccAGGACGTTCCGGAAAGTCCTAACGTGGAGGTGGATGGAAGACTTAACCCCGGAGATGGCGATACAGACACGGAGGTGGGGAAAGTGACCACCAGCCGAGAACAGGCGCTGCCAGAAGGGGACGCCGGTCAGGCCTCAGGCTCCATAGCGGGTGCGggagggctggaggaaggaggcgGAACAGACCGTGCTGAAGGAGACAGTGCCACCCCACACAGGCCCCCAGGGGACGCCGACGTGCCCCACAGTGCCCTGCTCGGCGGCCAGCGTCCCTCTGAGGACATCGACAGTGCGAGTCAGGGAGTTAGGGAGGTTTCCGAGAGCCTTAGTCCAGAAAGCGACGGCTTGGCACCCGCAGAAGAGTTGGGGGACTCCTGTTCAGACAGCAGAGAAGAGGCGGAGGGCCGGAGTGAGAGGGACAAAAGCAAAGAAGACTGCACCTTGTCGTAG
- the LRRFIP1 gene encoding leucine-rich repeat flightless-interacting protein 1 isoform X17: MDMGTQGAGRKRLPNRERLTAEDDALNQIAREAEARLAAKRAARAEAREIRMKELERQQKEVEERPEKDFSEKGSRNLPSLSAATLASLGGTSTRRGSGDTSVSVDTEASMREIKDSLAEVEEKYKKAMVSNAQLDNEKTNYMYQVDTLKDALLELEEQLAESRRQYEEKNKEFEREKHAHGLLRFQLEEMKAALQQREEMLQKHGILLNSEVTTNGEASDTLTSVGHRGPTKTTKEELNTLQATGDGPLGKATEVEVKNEIVDNVGKREILQNTEEDPVEDGVDTEALPPGDSAKDQRPSDNSALSLATVANATDEDQGQSQVLANMSILEHTEQVGSSEVTSTPGAGAGASECLRELDGDMLGPEAEQGGCDALDPEKQSGESTETQEQEKQDCGNSLGEVSSEPHQEPAPSQISEVDKVSSSQSSVQAGPTGSGEAEGTVASRPPRGSVDTASQDDKCVAHVPREVDASTGCGLETELTNQVAAEPREAPAQSTGLGGCRDEEEAEFENEKPSQTETQTSPSSAAATHSVQEAAGPRTADAKSKPLDAKEPGEDSNDPQGEVLDSPQKKTKNKKKKNKRKKPPVAAETRTDAKKELLSQSPDLSEVQEEEQARFTDEKPGAETANEASGSPKRNSVAGSRETQDVPESPNVEVDGRLNPGDGDTDTEVGKVTTSREQALPEGDAGQASGSIAGAGGLEEGGGTDRAEGDSATPHRPPGDADVPHSALLGGQRPSEDIDSASQGVREVSESLSPESDGLAPAEELGDSCSDSREEAEGRSERDKSKEDCTLS, encoded by the exons GTTGAAGAGAGACCAGAAAAAGACTTCAGCGAAAAG GGGTCCCGTAACCTGCCCAGCCTGTCTGCAGCCACCCTGGCATCGCTGGGTGGCACCTCCACTCGGAGGGGAAGCGGGGACACCTCCGTCTCCGTGGACACCGAGGCGTCCATGAGGGAAATCAAG GACTCACTGGCAGAAGTCGAAGAGAAGTATAAGAAAGCCATGGTGTCCAACGCCCAGCTGGACAACGAGAAGACGAACTACATGTACCAGGTGGACACCCTGAAAGACGCACTGCTGGAGCTCGAAGAGCAGCTGGCAGAGTCTCGGCGGCAGTACGAGGAGAAAAACAAG GAGTTCGAGCGGGAGAAGCACGCCCACGGGCTGCTGCGCTTTCAGCTTGAGGAGATGAAGGCCGCCctgcagcagagagaggagatgCTCCAG AAACATGGGATCCTCCTAAACTCGGAGGTGACTACCAATGGAGAGGCTTCAGACACTCTGACGAGCGTTGGACACCGAGGTCCCACCAAGACGACGAAGGAAGAGCTGAACACCCTCCAGGCGACCGGGGACGGGCCCCTAG GAAAAGCCACTGAAGTGGAGGTGAAAAATGAAATTGTGGACAATGTGGGGAAAAGAGAGATCTTGCAGAATACTGAGGAGGACCCCGTAGAGGACGGTGTGGACACAGAGGCCTTACCTCCTGGTGACAGTGCCAAGGACCAGAGACCCTCCGACAACAGTGCCCTCTCCCTAGCAACAGTAGCAAATGCTACAGATGAGGACCAGGGTCAAAGCCAAGTTCTAGCAAACATGTCCATCCTTGAACACACAGAGCAGGTTGGGTCCAGTGAGGTCACAAGCACCCCAGGTGCTGGGGCCGGGGCTTCAGAGTGTTTGAGGGAGCTAGATGGTGACATGTTGGGCCCCGAGGCGGAGCAAGGTGGCTGTGATGCCTTGGATCCCGAAAAGCAAAGTGGAGAATCCACAGAAACACAGGAACAAGAAAAGCAAGATTGTGGAAACAGTTTGGGAGAGGTTAGCTCAGAACCCCACCAGGAACCAGCTCCCTCGCAAATCTCCGAGGTTGACAAGGTGAGCAGCTCCCAGAGCTCGGTGCAGGCAGGGCCCACTGGGTCAGGGGAAGCAGAGGGCACAGTAGCCTCCAGGCCTCCTAGGGGTAGCGTTGACACAGCAAGTCAGGATGACAAATGTGTGGCACATGTCCCCAGAGAGGTGGATGCCAGTACAGGGTGTGGTTTAGAGACAGAGCTCACCAACCAGGTAGCAGCggagcccagggaggccccaGCACAGAGCACAGGACTCGGGGGGTGCAGAGATGAAGAAGAGGCGGAGTTTGAGAATGAGAAACCCTCCCAGACAGAAACCCAGACCAGCCCCTCTTCTGCGGCGGCCACACACAGTGTGCAGGAAGCAGCAGGCCCACGCACAGCAGATGCCAAGAGCAAACCCCTAGATGCGAAGGAGCCGGGTGAGGACAGCAACGACCCGCAGGGAGAGGTACTGGATTCGCCTCAGAAGAAGAcgaaaaacaagaagaagaaaaacaagaggaaGAAGCCGCCAGTAGCCGCAGAAACCCGTACGGATGCGAAGAAAGAGCTGCTGTCTCAGAGCCCAGACCTGAGTGAGGTTCAGGAGGAAGAGCAGGCGCGATTCACTGACGAGAAACCAGGTGCAGAGACAGCAAACGAGGCCTCTGGAAGTCCCAAACGGAACTCGGTagcaggaagcagggagacccAGGACGTTCCGGAAAGTCCTAACGTGGAGGTGGATGGAAGACTTAACCCCGGAGATGGCGATACAGACACGGAGGTGGGGAAAGTGACCACCAGCCGAGAACAGGCGCTGCCAGAAGGGGACGCCGGTCAGGCCTCAGGCTCCATAGCGGGTGCGggagggctggaggaaggaggcgGAACAGACCGTGCTGAAGGAGACAGTGCCACCCCACACAGGCCCCCAGGGGACGCCGACGTGCCCCACAGTGCCCTGCTCGGCGGCCAGCGTCCCTCTGAGGACATCGACAGTGCGAGTCAGGGAGTTAGGGAGGTTTCCGAGAGCCTTAGTCCAGAAAGCGACGGCTTGGCACCCGCAGAAGAGTTGGGGGACTCCTGTTCAGACAGCAGAGAAGAGGCGGAGGGCCGGAGTGAGAGGGACAAAAGCAAAGAAGACTGCACCTTGTCGTAG
- the LRRFIP1 gene encoding leucine-rich repeat flightless-interacting protein 1 isoform X18, whose product MREIKELHELKDQIQDVEGRYIQGLKEMKDSLAEVEEKYKKAMVSNAQLDNEKTNYMYQVDTLKDALLELEEQLAESRRQYEEKNKEFEREKHAHGLLRFQLEEMKAALQQREEMLQEIRQLQQKQASYVREISDLQETIEWKDKKIGALERQKEFFDSVRSERDDLREEVGVLKEEVKKHGILLNSEVTTNGEASDTLTSVGHRGPTKTTKEELNTLQATGDGPLGKATEVEVKNEIVDNVGKREILQNTEEDPVEDGVDTEALPPGDSAKDQRPSDNSALSLATVANATDEDQGQSQVLANMSILEHTEQVGSSEVTSTPGAGAGASECLRELDGDMLGPEAEQGGCDALDPEKQSGESTETQEQEKQDCGNSLGEVSSEPHQEPAPSQISEVDKVSSSQSSVQAGPTGSGEAEGTVASRPPRGSVDTASQDDKCVAHVPREVDASTGCGLETELTNQVAAEPREAPAQSTGLGGCRDEEEAEFENEKPSQTETQTSPSSAAATHSVQEAAGPRTADAKSKPLDAKEPGEDSNDPQGEVLDSPQKKTKNKKKKNKRKKPPVAAETRTDAKKELLSQSPDLSEVQEEEQARFTDEKPGAETANEASGSPKRNSVAGSRETQDVPESPNVEVDGRLNPGDGDTDTEVGKVTTSREQALPEGDAGQASGSIAGAGGLEEGGGTDRAEGDSATPHRPPGDADVPHSALLGGQRPSEDIDSASQGVREVSESLSPESDGLAPAEELGDSCSDSREEAEGRSERDKSKEDCTLS is encoded by the exons ATGAGGGAAATCAAG GAACTCCATGAGCTCAAGGACCAGATTCAGGATGTGGAAGGCAGATACATTCAGGGGCTGAAGGAGATGAAG GACTCACTGGCAGAAGTCGAAGAGAAGTATAAGAAAGCCATGGTGTCCAACGCCCAGCTGGACAACGAGAAGACGAACTACATGTACCAGGTGGACACCCTGAAAGACGCACTGCTGGAGCTCGAAGAGCAGCTGGCAGAGTCTCGGCGGCAGTACGAGGAGAAAAACAAG GAGTTCGAGCGGGAGAAGCACGCCCACGGGCTGCTGCGCTTTCAGCTTGAGGAGATGAAGGCCGCCctgcagcagagagaggagatgCTCCAG GAAATCCGGCAGCTGCAGCAGAAACAGGCGAGCTATGTCAGGGAGATTTCTGACCTTCAGGAAACGATAGAGTGGAAGGACAAAAAGATAGGG GccctagagagacagaaagagttCTTTGACTCCGTCAGGAGTGAGCGAGACGATCTCAGAGAAGAAGTAGGCGTGCTGAAAGAGGAAGTAAAG AAACATGGGATCCTCCTAAACTCGGAGGTGACTACCAATGGAGAGGCTTCAGACACTCTGACGAGCGTTGGACACCGAGGTCCCACCAAGACGACGAAGGAAGAGCTGAACACCCTCCAGGCGACCGGGGACGGGCCCCTAG GAAAAGCCACTGAAGTGGAGGTGAAAAATGAAATTGTGGACAATGTGGGGAAAAGAGAGATCTTGCAGAATACTGAGGAGGACCCCGTAGAGGACGGTGTGGACACAGAGGCCTTACCTCCTGGTGACAGTGCCAAGGACCAGAGACCCTCCGACAACAGTGCCCTCTCCCTAGCAACAGTAGCAAATGCTACAGATGAGGACCAGGGTCAAAGCCAAGTTCTAGCAAACATGTCCATCCTTGAACACACAGAGCAGGTTGGGTCCAGTGAGGTCACAAGCACCCCAGGTGCTGGGGCCGGGGCTTCAGAGTGTTTGAGGGAGCTAGATGGTGACATGTTGGGCCCCGAGGCGGAGCAAGGTGGCTGTGATGCCTTGGATCCCGAAAAGCAAAGTGGAGAATCCACAGAAACACAGGAACAAGAAAAGCAAGATTGTGGAAACAGTTTGGGAGAGGTTAGCTCAGAACCCCACCAGGAACCAGCTCCCTCGCAAATCTCCGAGGTTGACAAGGTGAGCAGCTCCCAGAGCTCGGTGCAGGCAGGGCCCACTGGGTCAGGGGAAGCAGAGGGCACAGTAGCCTCCAGGCCTCCTAGGGGTAGCGTTGACACAGCAAGTCAGGATGACAAATGTGTGGCACATGTCCCCAGAGAGGTGGATGCCAGTACAGGGTGTGGTTTAGAGACAGAGCTCACCAACCAGGTAGCAGCggagcccagggaggccccaGCACAGAGCACAGGACTCGGGGGGTGCAGAGATGAAGAAGAGGCGGAGTTTGAGAATGAGAAACCCTCCCAGACAGAAACCCAGACCAGCCCCTCTTCTGCGGCGGCCACACACAGTGTGCAGGAAGCAGCAGGCCCACGCACAGCAGATGCCAAGAGCAAACCCCTAGATGCGAAGGAGCCGGGTGAGGACAGCAACGACCCGCAGGGAGAGGTACTGGATTCGCCTCAGAAGAAGAcgaaaaacaagaagaagaaaaacaagaggaaGAAGCCGCCAGTAGCCGCAGAAACCCGTACGGATGCGAAGAAAGAGCTGCTGTCTCAGAGCCCAGACCTGAGTGAGGTTCAGGAGGAAGAGCAGGCGCGATTCACTGACGAGAAACCAGGTGCAGAGACAGCAAACGAGGCCTCTGGAAGTCCCAAACGGAACTCGGTagcaggaagcagggagacccAGGACGTTCCGGAAAGTCCTAACGTGGAGGTGGATGGAAGACTTAACCCCGGAGATGGCGATACAGACACGGAGGTGGGGAAAGTGACCACCAGCCGAGAACAGGCGCTGCCAGAAGGGGACGCCGGTCAGGCCTCAGGCTCCATAGCGGGTGCGggagggctggaggaaggaggcgGAACAGACCGTGCTGAAGGAGACAGTGCCACCCCACACAGGCCCCCAGGGGACGCCGACGTGCCCCACAGTGCCCTGCTCGGCGGCCAGCGTCCCTCTGAGGACATCGACAGTGCGAGTCAGGGAGTTAGGGAGGTTTCCGAGAGCCTTAGTCCAGAAAGCGACGGCTTGGCACCCGCAGAAGAGTTGGGGGACTCCTGTTCAGACAGCAGAGAAGAGGCGGAGGGCCGGAGTGAGAGGGACAAAAGCAAAGAAGACTGCACCTTGTCGTAG